In one window of Streptomyces roseofulvus DNA:
- a CDS encoding MoxR family ATPase, giving the protein MSGVRHPVDNSRNGGHVSSRSWWIYRGTGRPLTDIRLGDVLPPPPGWRNFDGGPVLPPVPAESAETDRRLGAVGRATPRQDAHDIDLINTALLLRRPLLVTGRPGIGKSTLAYLVARELGLGRVLHWGITSRSTLRSGLYEYDAIGRAQASLGARARAAAVPVPAQPADPTAAAPDAVAGPRIGDFVRLGPLGTALLPYELPRVLLIDELDKSDIDLPNDLLHVLENGSYDIPELVRARHQEGTARVFTDDPDGTAPVTDGLVRCRAFPFVVITSNGERQFPAAFLRRCVRLDVSPPREDQLAAMIAAHFRDQGGRHDAMIQTFMERSRENGGLAADQLLNAVYLRSAGVRDDDETWGELLDALWRRLSGAP; this is encoded by the coding sequence ATGAGCGGTGTCCGTCACCCGGTCGACAACAGCCGGAACGGAGGGCACGTCAGCAGCCGCAGCTGGTGGATCTACCGGGGCACCGGCCGGCCGCTGACCGACATCCGCCTCGGCGACGTCCTGCCGCCGCCGCCCGGCTGGCGGAACTTCGACGGCGGCCCCGTCCTGCCGCCCGTCCCGGCCGAGAGCGCCGAGACCGACCGCCGCCTCGGCGCCGTCGGCCGCGCCACCCCCCGGCAGGACGCGCACGACATCGACCTGATCAACACCGCCCTGCTGCTCCGCCGGCCGCTGCTCGTCACCGGCCGCCCCGGCATCGGCAAGTCCACCCTCGCCTACCTCGTCGCCCGCGAGCTGGGCCTCGGCCGCGTGCTGCACTGGGGCATCACCTCCCGCAGCACCCTGCGCTCCGGCCTGTACGAGTACGACGCCATCGGCCGCGCCCAGGCGTCCCTCGGCGCCCGCGCCCGGGCCGCCGCCGTGCCCGTCCCCGCCCAGCCGGCCGACCCGACGGCGGCGGCCCCCGACGCCGTCGCCGGCCCCCGCATCGGCGACTTCGTCCGGCTCGGCCCGCTGGGCACCGCGCTGCTGCCGTACGAACTGCCCCGCGTCCTGCTCATCGACGAGCTCGACAAGAGCGACATCGACCTGCCCAACGACCTCCTGCACGTCCTGGAGAACGGCTCCTACGACATCCCCGAGCTGGTCCGCGCCCGTCACCAGGAGGGCACGGCCCGGGTGTTCACCGACGACCCCGACGGCACGGCGCCCGTCACCGACGGGCTCGTGCGCTGCCGCGCCTTCCCGTTCGTCGTCATCACCAGCAACGGCGAGCGGCAGTTCCCCGCCGCCTTCCTGCGCCGCTGCGTCCGCCTCGACGTCTCCCCGCCGCGCGAGGACCAGCTCGCCGCCATGATCGCCGCCCACTTCCGGGACCAGGGCGGCCGGCACGACGCCATGATCCAGACCTTCATGGAGCGCAGCCGGGAGAACGGCGGGCTCGCCGCCGACCAGCTGCTGAACGCCGTCTACCTGCGGTCGGCGGGCGTCCGGGACGACGACGAGACCTGGGGCGAGCTGCTCGACGCGCTCTGGCGGCGGCTGTCGGGGGCACCCTGA
- a CDS encoding effector-associated domain 2-containing protein, producing the protein MTGGLLFDEGHGAHAPEFRRELVDQLCAVPGLDVPGSRDLLISMLAERLPEVGDVPRHGRTRLDILEIVRSCLREPHGLRELADALTLYAPGATPVLRIRELADSVPAPSPGPDVLPVLPEAELRAVRARLASLRHLDAHGLLHAAAGELPLPPAPVTGLGEAFDLLARANARPDGLLPVNVLIEHVITALGGSDTHRSAADELRAWNDDRAAALHLAPRLAALRAELAREAAAQPAPACLVVQLCRSGMDPDRYLLSHWRQIRPGPWRPERGEDRLVTLAEVPAAVGELVDRAEKEWAGRPGRPVLEFVLPFHLLNHPMEWLTSGSDLTTALCLTYPVVLRSLERMRAREHHRKWHNRWQQMLDSPDTVCHWDTAGRRGHDAVRWSSTLIADERLVSVALGAPPLRGPAGRPSSLETALRAGVPLAVWDRRPEPPPEFRRRAKRLLKGKAIELPQRVKKLRSEAATAAAGQRDVHVGRHLAVLFDDPNRLVDWPGSPGPAAESARGGHDDEGET; encoded by the coding sequence GTGACGGGGGGGCTTTTGTTCGACGAGGGCCATGGCGCTCACGCACCCGAGTTCCGGCGTGAGCTGGTCGATCAGCTGTGCGCGGTGCCGGGGCTCGACGTCCCGGGCAGCCGCGACCTCCTGATCAGCATGCTCGCGGAACGGCTGCCCGAGGTGGGCGACGTCCCGCGGCACGGGCGCACCCGGCTGGACATCCTGGAGATCGTCCGCAGCTGTCTGCGCGAACCGCACGGCCTGCGCGAACTCGCCGACGCCCTCACCCTCTACGCCCCCGGCGCCACCCCCGTCCTCAGGATCCGGGAGCTCGCCGACTCCGTCCCCGCCCCCTCCCCCGGCCCGGACGTCCTCCCGGTGCTGCCCGAGGCCGAGTTACGCGCCGTCCGCGCGCGGCTGGCCTCGCTCCGGCACCTCGACGCGCACGGACTGCTGCACGCCGCCGCCGGCGAACTCCCCCTTCCCCCGGCCCCGGTGACCGGACTCGGCGAGGCGTTCGACCTCCTCGCCCGGGCCAACGCCCGGCCCGACGGACTCCTCCCGGTGAACGTCCTGATCGAGCACGTGATCACCGCGCTCGGCGGCTCCGACACCCACCGGAGCGCCGCGGACGAACTGCGCGCCTGGAACGACGACCGGGCCGCCGCGCTCCACCTCGCCCCGCGACTGGCCGCCCTCCGCGCGGAGCTCGCCCGCGAGGCCGCCGCACAACCCGCACCCGCCTGTCTCGTTGTCCAGTTGTGCAGAAGCGGAATGGACCCGGACCGGTATCTGCTCTCCCACTGGCGCCAGATCCGCCCCGGCCCCTGGCGGCCCGAGCGCGGCGAGGACCGGCTCGTGACCCTGGCCGAGGTCCCGGCCGCCGTGGGCGAGCTGGTCGACCGGGCGGAGAAGGAGTGGGCCGGCCGCCCCGGCCGCCCCGTCCTGGAGTTCGTCCTCCCCTTCCACCTGCTCAACCATCCGATGGAGTGGCTGACGTCCGGATCGGACCTCACCACCGCCCTCTGCCTCACCTACCCGGTGGTCCTGCGCAGTCTGGAGCGGATGCGGGCCAGGGAGCACCACCGCAAGTGGCACAACCGCTGGCAGCAGATGCTCGACAGCCCGGACACCGTCTGCCACTGGGACACGGCCGGCCGGCGCGGCCACGACGCCGTCCGGTGGAGCAGCACGCTCATCGCCGACGAGCGGCTCGTCTCCGTCGCGCTCGGCGCGCCCCCGCTGCGGGGCCCGGCCGGCCGGCCCTCCTCCCTGGAGACCGCGCTGCGCGCCGGGGTACCGCTGGCGGTCTGGGACCGGCGGCCCGAGCCGCCCCCCGAGTTCCGCAGGCGCGCCAAGCGCCTCCTGAAGGGAAAGGCGATCGAACTCCCGCAACGGGTCAAGAAGTTGCGGAGCGAGGCCGCCACCGCCGCCGCCGGCCAGCGGGACGTCCACGTGGGGCGGCACCTCGCCGTCCTCTTCGACGACCCGAACCGGCTCGTCGACTGGCCCGGATCGCCGGGGCCGGCCGCCGAGAGCGCACGCGGCGGACACGACGACGAGGGGGAAACATGA
- a CDS encoding organic hydroperoxide resistance protein, translated as MDALYTAVATANGREGRAVSSDGRIDLPLAHPKALGGNGEGTNPEQLFAAGYAACFASAMGVVARQEKIDISEASVTAEVSIGKDAADGGFDLAVVMRAEFPDHLQGEAGLALLEKTHAFCPYSKATRGNITVDLVVE; from the coding sequence CCGCCGTCGCCACCGCCAACGGGCGCGAGGGCCGCGCCGTCAGCTCCGACGGCCGGATCGACCTCCCCCTCGCCCACCCCAAGGCCCTCGGCGGCAACGGCGAGGGCACCAACCCCGAGCAGCTCTTCGCCGCCGGTTACGCGGCCTGCTTCGCCAGCGCCATGGGCGTCGTCGCCCGCCAGGAGAAGATCGACATCTCCGAGGCGTCCGTCACCGCCGAGGTCTCCATCGGCAAGGACGCCGCCGACGGCGGCTTCGACCTCGCGGTCGTCATGCGCGCCGAGTTCCCCGACCACCTCCAGGGCGAGGCCGGTCTGGCCCTGCTGGAGAAGACCCACGCCTTCTGCCCCTACTCCAAGGCCACCCGCGGCAACATCACCGTGGACCTCGTCGTCGAGTAG